A genomic stretch from Lathyrus oleraceus cultivar Zhongwan6 chromosome 2, CAAS_Psat_ZW6_1.0, whole genome shotgun sequence includes:
- the LOC127121127 gene encoding protein MAIN-LIKE 2-like: MSLLTMGEAHRGTVANIATYDVSRFRTRVHEFVPMDPMIQPYVELAGFGHISKIMSWSIDNKFILALCERWRPETHTFWFPTGECTVTLEDVYMLLGLRIEGKAVNGKTNYANSICMELLDTDLLDDNARGQGILLSRLKSYYNSLYLDEHSTKDARIIKTRCYIMLLLGSFLFPEGSGSSMHIMYLPLLRHIDRIGSYSWGSACLAYLYSSLCKNSHKDTSTFSGCAVLLQA; the protein is encoded by the exons atgtctttactcacaatgggcgaagcacacagaggaacagttgcaaacatcgcaacatac gatgtatcaaggtttcgaactcgagtccacgaatttgtcccaatggacccgatgattcaaccttatgttgaactcgccggttttggtcacattagcaagattatgtcttggtctatagataacaagttcattctagccttatgcgaaagatggaggccagagacacacacattttggtttccaaccggtgagtgtaccgtgacgttagaagacgtctacatgcttttaggactacgaattgaaggcaaagctgttaatggtaagaccaactatgcaaactcaatttgcatggagcttttagacactgatttgttagatgataatgctagaggtcaaggtatactactctcacgcctaaagtcatattataatagtttatatttagatgagcattctaccaAAGATGCTCGAATAATCAAAACTAgatgttacattatgttgttactaggatcctttttatttcccgaaggtagtggttctagcatgcatattatgtacttacctttacttagacatatagatagaataggtagttacagttggggatccgcatgtctagcctatctctatagttcgttgtgcaaaaactcccacaaagacacatcgacattttctggatgtgctgttttgctacaagcatga